The following proteins come from a genomic window of Girardinichthys multiradiatus isolate DD_20200921_A chromosome 8, DD_fGirMul_XY1, whole genome shotgun sequence:
- the ube2l3a gene encoding ubiquitin-conjugating enzyme E2 L3a: protein MTSTRRLGKELDDMRKSGMKHFRNIQVDESNILTWQGLIVPDCPPYDKGAFRIEIIFPAEYPFKPPKITFKTKIYHPNIDEKGQVCLPIISVENWKPATKTCQVIQCLIALVNAPQPEHPLRADLAEEYTKDRAKFMKNAEEFTKKHSEKRPVD from the exons ATGACTTCAACCAGGAGACTAGGCAAG GAACTCGATGACATGCGCAAGTCGGGAATGAAGCATTTCCGGAACATTCAGGTTGATGAGTCGAATATTTTGACTTGGCAGGGACTCATTGTACCC GACTGTCCTCCATATGACAAAGGAGCCTTTCGGATTGAGATCATCTTCCCTGCAGAGTATCCCTTCAAACCCCCTAAGATCACCTTCAAGACGAAGATCTACCATCCCAACATTGATGAGAAGGGCCAGGTGTGCCTGCCTATCATCAGTGTGGAAAACTGGAAGCCGGCCACGAAAACATGCCAAG TGATTCAGTGTCTGATTGCTCTGGTGAACGCCCCTCAGCCGGAGCACCCGCTGAGGGCGGACCTGGCGGAGGAGTACACTAAGGACCGCGCAAAATTCATGAAGAACGCCGAGGAGTTCACAAAGAAACACAGTGAAAAGCGACCTGTGGACTGA